The proteins below are encoded in one region of Segatella copri:
- a CDS encoding ATP-binding protein, whose translation MEEIRKYPVGIQTFSEIREENYVYVDKTKYIVDFIRNGSKYLFLSRPRRFGKSLFVSTLQAYFEGRKNLFDGLALGDYEKEWVKYPVFHFDMSTAKHMNPADLINELEGKLSQLEQIYGTEDWAIKANQRLECLVKRAYKQTGQKVVILIDEYDAPLLDVVHEKENLVELRLIMKNFYSPIKYLDPWLRFVFITGITKFSQLSIFSEINNLDNISMFDQYSAICGISKTELLNDMKPDVELLAKHLGRTLEETIGELTSYYDGYHFSDNSEDIFNPFSLVKALKNKKVSAYWFSSGTPSYLIKTLQKYHVGVMDIEQKSVGVDDFDVSPEQMTSALPLLYQSGYLTIKRYNPLLQCYQLDYPNREVRIGMLKSLAPNYLSPIQLDNNSFIFTFLEQLYSNNMDGALQKMQAYLASISNRLSNKNEKDFQTVFYLIFNLLGAYILVEEDSAIGRADAVLHMPDTVYVIELKYDKSAEEALRQIDDKGYLIPYSADGKRLVKVGINYDSQKRTIGDWKIEET comes from the coding sequence ATGGAAGAGATTAGAAAATATCCGGTGGGCATACAAACCTTCTCTGAGATACGAGAAGAAAACTATGTGTATGTGGATAAAACTAAGTATATTGTGGATTTCATAAGAAATGGATCCAAATATCTGTTTCTGAGTCGCCCAAGACGATTCGGAAAGTCTCTTTTTGTCTCTACGCTTCAGGCTTATTTTGAAGGAAGAAAGAATCTGTTTGATGGGCTTGCCCTTGGGGATTATGAGAAGGAATGGGTAAAGTATCCGGTTTTTCATTTTGATATGAGTACGGCAAAGCACATGAATCCTGCTGATTTAATCAATGAATTGGAAGGTAAGCTAAGCCAGTTGGAACAAATCTATGGTACGGAAGATTGGGCTATTAAGGCTAATCAGCGTTTGGAATGTCTGGTAAAACGTGCTTATAAGCAGACGGGGCAGAAGGTAGTCATTCTCATTGATGAGTATGATGCTCCATTGCTGGATGTCGTGCATGAGAAGGAAAATCTGGTAGAACTCCGTTTGATCATGAAGAACTTCTATAGTCCTATTAAATACTTGGACCCTTGGTTGCGTTTCGTCTTTATTACTGGTATTACCAAGTTCTCTCAATTAAGTATCTTTAGTGAAATCAACAACCTGGATAATATCAGCATGTTCGACCAGTATTCTGCTATCTGCGGTATTAGTAAGACGGAACTTCTGAATGATATGAAGCCAGATGTGGAGTTGTTGGCAAAGCATTTAGGCAGAACCTTGGAAGAAACAATAGGTGAACTTACGTCATATTATGATGGCTATCATTTCAGTGATAATTCAGAAGATATATTCAATCCTTTCAGTCTTGTAAAGGCCTTGAAGAATAAAAAGGTTTCGGCTTATTGGTTCAGTTCCGGTACCCCAAGTTATCTCATCAAGACTTTGCAGAAGTATCATGTGGGAGTGATGGATATTGAGCAGAAAAGTGTAGGGGTTGATGACTTTGATGTTTCGCCAGAGCAGATGACTTCAGCGCTTCCTTTGCTCTACCAGAGTGGTTATCTTACCATCAAGAGGTATAATCCGCTATTGCAATGCTATCAGCTGGACTATCCTAACAGGGAAGTGCGCATAGGAATGTTGAAATCGCTTGCGCCAAACTATCTGTCTCCAATTCAATTGGATAATAATAGTTTTATCTTTACCTTTCTGGAACAGCTCTATAGCAACAACATGGATGGCGCCTTGCAGAAGATGCAAGCTTATCTTGCTAGTATCTCCAACCGTCTGTCTAATAAAAACGAGAAGGATTTTCAAACGGTGTTCTATCTCATCTTCAACCTCTTGGGTGCTTATATTCTGGTGGAAGAAGATAGTGCAATAGGTAGGGCTGATGCCGTTCTGCACATGCCTGATACTGTGTATGTGATAGAACTGAAATACGATAAGTCGGCAGAAGAGGCTCTGAGGCAGATAGACGATAAGGGATATCTGATACCTTATTCGGCAGATGGAAAGCGATTGGTTAAAGTGGGAATCAATTATGATAGCCAAAAGCGAACGATTGGGGATTGGAAGATTGAAGAAACATAA
- a CDS encoding GLPGLI family protein produces MVVKRFIISISVLFFYALLLQAKNNVIDSGQYLCSYYYCYSKDTIKNDEKGEDLLFLSIGKNVSKCYSYYTYQSDSLQSTEDGKAKFRALFKEALKREGYMTNSFPHRRMTACVYKNYPQNMMTVTDDLMSQYYEYSDSLGVQNWVVEGDSIKNILGYNCQKATCRFRGRSWTAWFALDVPMSDGPWKFCGLPGLIMEVYDKGRQQYFCIKGLQKDAGTPIVYDVFNRKRIKIDRKTFLKSEYNYFHNQNSIDEATSGISLGLSDEKRNYDLIERE; encoded by the coding sequence ATGGTTGTTAAGAGATTTATTATAAGTATATCGGTATTATTCTTTTATGCACTTTTATTGCAAGCTAAGAATAACGTGATAGATAGTGGACAATATCTGTGCTCATATTATTATTGTTATTCGAAAGATACGATAAAGAATGATGAGAAAGGAGAGGATTTGCTCTTTCTTTCTATCGGAAAGAATGTTTCAAAATGCTATAGTTATTATACTTACCAGTCTGATTCCTTGCAATCTACAGAAGATGGCAAGGCAAAGTTTCGTGCATTGTTTAAAGAAGCGCTTAAGCGAGAAGGGTATATGACTAATTCTTTTCCACATCGCAGAATGACGGCGTGCGTCTATAAGAATTATCCGCAGAATATGATGACGGTAACGGACGATCTGATGTCTCAGTATTATGAATATAGTGACAGCCTGGGTGTACAGAATTGGGTTGTAGAAGGTGATAGTATTAAAAACATATTAGGCTATAACTGCCAGAAGGCAACCTGCAGATTCCGTGGTCGCTCTTGGACGGCATGGTTTGCCTTGGATGTTCCTATGAGTGATGGCCCTTGGAAATTTTGTGGTCTTCCTGGTTTGATTATGGAAGTGTATGACAAGGGGAGACAGCAATATTTTTGCATCAAGGGATTGCAGAAGGATGCTGGCACGCCTATCGTTTATGATGTTTTCAATAGAAAACGGATAAAGATAGACCGGAAAACTTTTCTGAAGTCTGAATATAATTATTTTCATAATCAAAATAGCATAGACGAGGCTACGTCAGGTATATCCTTAGGTCTGTCAGACGAAAAACGTAACTATGACTTGATAGAAAGAGAATAG
- a CDS encoding GLPGLI family protein, whose amino-acid sequence MARKCFIFLFLTFYLIGFAQNKKIDTANMLCSYVYEYLTDTLSGEQQRKEDLLYLQIGAECSKCYSYYTYQCDSLMASPNGDKLWDSFLAEAVGKGLKGKQLHNAIPHRRMSATIYKNYPQGKITVTDFLLGLYYLYEDALNSQEWNIESDSMKVVLGHECQKATCSFRGRKWTAWFALDVPVSDGPLKFCGLPGLIMEVYDRGKQYYFCINGMQQVSATPITFGILDKDFKHFQKTDRKDFLLSKYRYLRNQNSINEASTGISLGSVDEALKYDLIEKE is encoded by the coding sequence ATGGCGAGAAAGTGTTTCATATTTCTATTTTTAACTTTTTATCTTATTGGTTTTGCCCAAAATAAAAAGATAGATACGGCTAATATGCTGTGTAGCTATGTATATGAATATCTTACGGATACGCTGTCTGGAGAACAACAGCGCAAGGAAGACTTGCTCTATCTGCAAATCGGAGCGGAGTGTTCTAAATGCTATAGCTATTATACTTATCAGTGTGATTCTCTGATGGCTTCTCCTAATGGCGATAAACTATGGGATAGCTTCTTGGCTGAAGCTGTTGGAAAAGGATTGAAAGGAAAGCAATTACACAATGCCATACCACATCGCAGAATGTCTGCAACCATCTACAAGAATTATCCGCAAGGAAAGATAACTGTTACCGACTTCTTGCTGGGACTATATTACCTTTATGAAGATGCTTTAAACTCACAGGAGTGGAATATAGAAAGTGACAGCATGAAGGTTGTTCTTGGACATGAATGTCAAAAGGCTACTTGTAGTTTCAGGGGAAGAAAATGGACAGCTTGGTTTGCCTTGGATGTTCCTGTAAGTGATGGACCTTTGAAATTCTGTGGTCTCCCTGGGTTAATCATGGAAGTATATGATAGAGGAAAGCAATACTACTTTTGTATTAATGGAATGCAACAGGTTAGTGCAACACCAATCACTTTTGGTATATTAGATAAAGATTTTAAACATTTTCAGAAAACAGATAGAAAAGACTTCTTGTTATCAAAGTATAGATATTTGAGGAATCAAAATAGTATAAATGAGGCTTCTACAGGTATCTCTCTAGGTAGCGTGGATGAAGCTCTAAAATATGATCTGATAGAAAAAGAATAA
- a CDS encoding carboxypeptidase-like regulatory domain-containing protein yields MKQLFLYLWFICMSTLTYAQQVTLSGKVEDAYTGNGLQGVMVTIRPAAGNRILKFTKTQADGSFLLSLNAIPDGRNVLHFSMMGYATKVIPLSKDTTQYHVLLTEQATKLKDVVVKAPSIRQRGDTISYNVASFADANDKSLADVLKKMPGMEVSDKGEIKYNGKAINKFYIEGHDMLGGRYSIATNNIHQKDVGSVEVMTNHQPIKALEDMSFSQDPAINIKLKESAKSRLVGTLKAGGGMEQKKGEKFGKLNVWEGEMSLMRFAKKAQSLNTFKSNNIGTDVTGEGNLLFSDDGTGVMRNSYNLKDYVNVTPDQLTDISDSRVRKNQTHVFTTNNLWVLGKNTDLSSQIVYTHDRLLSSSFSNTQYFLNDSTIYDVEDEQAKQKQNRLVADFTLTSNGEKAYVANQLSADLAWNDVMMDIAGSYPNHQQVKMPKYKVSDKLELLHRSGKRTYTFNTYNAYMVNPHSLSVDNSQQTAYQSVRSAAFFSHTNTSLGFFLKPFTVMMKVGLQVLSRTMKSHLEEVPDSLGNMRNQIGMTFFRAYASPEAEYNQGGWHIRFQMPITFTPYYYNDKLMGAKENTSKTQVAPQLSVSYFLTARLQATLSGGIAQREVDEQNFYQGLLMRDYRNLYTGFVDYTADKGKHVSFNINYKRPLATIFANAYIRKSWSDSHLTVARDFVGDYIINSYFSNSSSSENLMAGGKVSKGLGFMHGLVSVGFDYLRFDGFLRQNDSPSAYSSDNYMLSAKWSGRPVDWFNFTYELNWDKDKMVLKNLGFDSSSTNLAQNLTFNFQPLKSWFIKLHGEHYRNQIADHQHKNLTLADASTSYGFRNGMELSLTALNLFNQRTYGYTVYSGLTRTSKEYQLRGRTILMSIFFHF; encoded by the coding sequence ATGAAGCAACTGTTTTTATATCTGTGGTTTATCTGTATGAGCACTTTGACCTATGCCCAGCAAGTCACTTTGTCGGGTAAGGTGGAAGATGCCTATACGGGCAACGGACTGCAGGGGGTGATGGTTACCATCCGACCTGCTGCCGGCAATAGAATCCTGAAGTTTACCAAGACGCAGGCAGATGGAAGTTTCCTGCTGTCGCTCAATGCTATTCCGGATGGTCGTAACGTGCTGCATTTCTCGATGATGGGATATGCTACGAAAGTTATCCCCTTATCAAAGGATACTACCCAATATCATGTGCTCCTGACGGAGCAGGCTACAAAGCTGAAGGATGTTGTGGTGAAGGCTCCAAGCATCCGGCAGCGAGGCGATACCATCTCCTACAATGTGGCAAGCTTTGCCGATGCCAACGACAAGAGTCTGGCTGATGTCTTGAAGAAGATGCCGGGAATGGAGGTGTCGGACAAGGGAGAAATCAAATATAACGGCAAAGCTATCAACAAGTTTTATATCGAAGGACATGATATGCTCGGCGGCCGCTATTCCATCGCCACCAACAATATCCATCAGAAGGATGTCGGTTCGGTAGAGGTGATGACCAATCATCAACCTATCAAGGCTTTGGAAGATATGTCGTTTTCGCAAGACCCTGCCATCAACATCAAACTGAAGGAATCTGCCAAGAGTCGTCTGGTAGGAACGTTGAAGGCAGGTGGCGGTATGGAGCAGAAGAAAGGGGAGAAGTTTGGTAAGCTGAATGTCTGGGAAGGCGAGATGTCGTTGATGCGCTTTGCCAAGAAAGCCCAGTCACTCAATACCTTCAAGAGTAATAATATAGGTACGGATGTAACCGGTGAGGGCAATCTCCTCTTTTCGGATGATGGCACTGGAGTGATGAGAAATTCTTATAATCTGAAAGATTACGTGAATGTTACGCCCGACCAGCTGACGGATATTTCAGACAGCCGTGTGCGTAAGAACCAGACCCATGTTTTCACAACCAATAATCTCTGGGTGTTAGGCAAAAATACAGATTTGTCTTCTCAGATAGTCTATACCCATGACCGTCTTCTTTCTTCCTCATTCAGTAATACCCAGTATTTTCTGAATGATTCAACCATTTATGATGTAGAGGATGAACAGGCTAAACAGAAGCAGAACAGATTGGTTGCCGACTTTACGCTGACTTCGAATGGCGAAAAGGCGTATGTCGCCAATCAGCTTTCCGCCGACCTGGCCTGGAATGATGTCATGATGGATATTGCCGGCTCTTATCCTAATCATCAGCAGGTCAAGATGCCGAAATATAAAGTATCAGACAAGCTGGAACTGTTGCATCGGAGTGGTAAACGAACCTATACCTTTAACACGTATAATGCTTATATGGTGAATCCGCACTCTCTGTCTGTTGATAATTCGCAGCAAACGGCTTATCAAAGCGTTCGTTCGGCAGCATTCTTCAGTCATACCAATACTTCGCTCGGCTTTTTCCTCAAGCCTTTTACCGTAATGATGAAGGTTGGCTTGCAGGTATTGAGCAGAACGATGAAGAGTCATCTGGAGGAAGTGCCCGATTCCCTGGGCAATATGCGCAATCAGATAGGCATGACCTTCTTCCGTGCCTATGCATCGCCGGAGGCAGAGTATAACCAGGGTGGCTGGCATATCCGTTTCCAGATGCCCATCACCTTTACACCTTATTATTATAATGATAAGTTGATGGGAGCGAAAGAGAATACCAGCAAGACACAGGTTGCTCCTCAACTCAGTGTGAGCTATTTCCTCACCGCCCGTTTGCAGGCTACGCTTTCCGGTGGAATCGCTCAGCGGGAAGTGGATGAACAGAATTTCTATCAGGGACTGCTGATGCGTGATTACCGTAATCTTTATACGGGTTTTGTGGATTATACCGCCGACAAGGGCAAGCATGTTTCCTTCAACATCAACTATAAGCGTCCTCTTGCTACCATCTTTGCCAATGCCTACATCCGCAAGAGCTGGTCTGACAGTCATCTTACGGTGGCTCGTGATTTTGTGGGTGATTATATCATCAACTCCTATTTCTCCAACAGCAGCAGTTCTGAAAACCTGATGGCTGGTGGAAAGGTAAGTAAGGGATTGGGATTCATGCATGGACTCGTTAGCGTAGGTTTTGATTATCTGAGGTTTGATGGCTTCCTGCGTCAGAACGATTCTCCTTCAGCCTATTCATCTGATAACTATATGTTGTCGGCAAAATGGAGTGGTCGTCCTGTGGATTGGTTCAATTTCACCTATGAGCTGAACTGGGATAAGGATAAGATGGTATTGAAGAATTTGGGTTTCGATTCTTCCTCTACCAATCTTGCCCAGAATCTCACTTTCAACTTCCAGCCATTGAAGTCATGGTTCATCAAGTTGCATGGAGAGCATTATCGCAATCAGATAGCAGATCATCAGCACAAAAATCTTACTCTTGCCGATGCATCCACCAGTTATGGCTTCAGGAATGGTATGGAGTTGAGCCTGACTGCGCTTAATCTTTTCAATCAGCGCACCTACGGTTATACCGTTTATTCTGGGTTGACCCGTACGAGCAAGGAGTATCAGTTGCGAGGTAGGACAATACTGATGTCTATATTCTTTCATTTTTGA
- the trmB gene encoding tRNA (guanosine(46)-N7)-methyltransferase TrmB, which produces MSKGKLAKFADMERFENVFQYPYSVVDDVPFDMKGKWREMYFHNDNPIVLELGCGKGEYTVELAKLYPEMNFIGVDIKGARMWTGAKKAIEEGQKNVAFLRTNIEIIDRFFAADEVQEIWLTFSDPQMKNPRKRLTSTYFMNRYRHFLVDGGIIHLKTDSNFLFTYTTYMVDGNHLPVLFRTEDLYHQEGIDEETRKILSIQTYYESMWIERGLNIKYQKFALPREGELVEPDIEIPLDDYRSYRRDKRSSKDTAK; this is translated from the coding sequence ATGAGCAAAGGAAAATTAGCAAAGTTTGCGGATATGGAGCGTTTCGAGAACGTGTTCCAGTATCCATATAGTGTTGTAGATGACGTGCCTTTCGATATGAAGGGCAAGTGGCGTGAGATGTATTTCCACAATGATAATCCTATCGTGCTGGAGTTGGGATGCGGCAAGGGTGAATATACCGTGGAACTTGCCAAGCTCTATCCTGAAATGAACTTCATCGGTGTGGATATCAAGGGCGCACGAATGTGGACCGGTGCCAAGAAGGCGATAGAGGAAGGACAGAAGAACGTGGCTTTCCTCCGTACCAACATCGAGATTATCGACCGTTTCTTTGCTGCGGATGAGGTGCAGGAAATCTGGCTCACCTTCTCTGACCCGCAGATGAAGAATCCTCGCAAGCGTCTTACATCTACATACTTCATGAACCGTTATCGCCACTTCCTCGTGGATGGCGGTATCATCCATCTGAAGACGGACTCCAACTTCCTCTTCACCTATACCACTTATATGGTGGATGGCAACCATCTGCCTGTGCTCTTCCGCACCGAGGACCTCTATCATCAGGAGGGTATCGATGAGGAAACCCGTAAGATTCTCTCTATCCAAACCTATTATGAGAGTATGTGGATAGAGCGTGGCTTGAACATCAAGTATCAGAAGTTCGCCTTGCCACGTGAGGGCGAGTTGGTGGAACCTGATATTGAGATTCCGCTGGATGATTATCGCAGTTATCGCCGTGATAAGCGAAGCTCAAAGGATACAGCGAAGTAG
- the rhuM gene encoding virulence protein RhuM/Fic/DOC family protein, with protein MEQRNSSIEIYRSPEGNIELNVKLENDTVWLTQSQMAELFAVDRTSVTRHIRNIYKSQELDEKSTCAKNAQVRFEGKRQIIRDIPYYNLDMIISVGYRVNSKNATSFRRWATSILKQYIIKGYAINQKRLDNYNELKEVVRLMSRAITLQDQVSEGEYNGLFNVISDYVYALDTLDKYDYQTLLIDKTTQAEPFHATYENAMEAINALKEKFGGSKWFANEKDDSFKSSIGQIYQTFGGEELYASVEEKAAMLLYLVVKNHSFSDGNKRIAAMLFLWFMEKNGILYAENGHKRIADNTLVALTLMIAESRTEEKDVMVKVVVNLINKDNQ; from the coding sequence ATGGAGCAGAGGAATTCATCCATCGAAATCTATCGTTCCCCAGAGGGCAACATAGAGCTGAATGTAAAATTAGAGAATGATACCGTTTGGCTTACACAAAGCCAAATGGCAGAGTTGTTTGCTGTTGACAGAACATCTGTTACACGACACATTCGCAACATTTACAAGAGTCAAGAACTAGACGAAAAGTCAACTTGTGCAAAAAATGCACAGGTTCGTTTTGAGGGTAAGAGACAAATCATTCGTGATATTCCTTATTATAATCTTGACATGATTATTTCGGTAGGGTACAGAGTGAATAGCAAGAATGCGACCTCTTTCCGCCGTTGGGCAACCTCTATCTTGAAGCAATACATTATCAAGGGTTACGCCATCAACCAGAAGCGCCTAGACAATTACAACGAACTGAAAGAAGTGGTTCGTTTGATGTCACGTGCGATTACATTGCAAGATCAAGTATCCGAGGGCGAATATAACGGACTGTTCAATGTCATCAGCGACTATGTTTATGCCCTGGATACTCTCGACAAATATGATTATCAGACATTACTCATAGACAAGACGACTCAAGCCGAACCGTTCCATGCCACCTACGAAAATGCAATGGAAGCCATCAATGCTTTGAAAGAAAAGTTTGGAGGCAGTAAATGGTTTGCCAATGAGAAGGATGATTCATTCAAGAGCAGCATAGGTCAGATTTACCAAACCTTCGGTGGTGAAGAACTCTATGCTTCGGTAGAAGAAAAAGCAGCCATGCTGCTCTACCTTGTCGTAAAAAACCATTCATTCAGCGATGGCAACAAGAGAATTGCGGCCATGCTTTTTCTTTGGTTTATGGAGAAGAATGGCATTCTGTATGCAGAAAATGGACATAAGAGGATTGCCGACAACACACTCGTAGCACTGACTCTGATGATTGCAGAAAGCAGAACTGAGGAAAAAGATGTAATGGTAAAAGTAGTCGTCAACTTGATTAACAAAGACAATCAATAA
- a CDS encoding beta-glucosidase, which yields MNYKKLALTVAAGAMATTVMAQSAPKLNANNIEEVIKAMTLEEKAQLLVGGGNDGFVGSGAMLGHQKKFVPGAAGTTVAIPRLGIPTTVQCDGPAGVHIDAHREGDSRSYFATGFPIGTCLASTWNTDLVRKVGEAIGNETLEYGCDVVLGPGMNLHRNPLCGRNFEYYSEDPIVTGLIGTAFVQGVQSQGVGVSAKHFAVNSQETDRTKVDERLSQRALRELYLKGFEMMVRKSNPWTIMSAYNKVNGVYAQGNKGLLTDILRNDWGYKGIVETDWIGKRADLPLEQEVEAGNDLMMPGYPAQVQDIVDAVKNGKLDIKDVDRNVRRMLEYIVKTPRFKGYKYSGEPDLKAHAAITRQSSTEGMVLLKNDAALPIQGLKTVALFGVNSYDFMSGGLGSGAVNVGYSVDMVTGLKNIGVATTPQLTEIYQNYVKYAKAKLKADKNPMMWFLDQGQPKLDEIEITERCVAGEEPKADAAIITIGRQAGEGMDRQVNGEFNLSQIEQDMIFRVSDAFHAKGKKVIVIINSGSVMETASWRDRVDAILVAWQPGIEGGNSVADILTGKVNPSGKLTMTWPIAATDHPSTANFAKDYDMYTYKNLLDWSKGNIKGYDYSNHEEDIYVGYRYFDTFKKNVAYPFGYGLSYTTFEFGKPSVKAKGNNIEVSVTIKNTGKVAGKEVAEVYVTAPKGAYEKPAKELKTFGKTKLLNPGESQTLKMTLEKRDLASFDEVNSQWKVDAGNYLFKVGSDVENIKGTATLKVAEYTEKTSNACAPNVQLNYLKQK from the coding sequence ATGAACTACAAGAAATTGGCTCTTACCGTTGCGGCTGGAGCGATGGCAACTACAGTGATGGCGCAATCTGCACCAAAACTGAATGCCAATAACATCGAAGAAGTAATCAAGGCGATGACCTTGGAAGAGAAAGCCCAACTCTTAGTGGGCGGTGGTAACGATGGATTCGTGGGTAGTGGTGCTATGCTCGGACATCAGAAGAAGTTCGTGCCGGGTGCTGCGGGTACTACTGTAGCCATTCCTCGTCTCGGCATTCCTACTACCGTACAGTGTGATGGCCCTGCCGGAGTTCATATCGATGCTCATCGCGAAGGTGACAGCCGTAGCTACTTTGCCACCGGTTTCCCTATCGGAACCTGTCTGGCTTCTACCTGGAACACCGATCTGGTGCGCAAGGTGGGTGAGGCTATCGGTAACGAAACCCTGGAGTATGGCTGTGATGTTGTGCTCGGACCGGGTATGAACCTGCATCGCAATCCGCTCTGTGGCCGTAACTTTGAGTATTATTCTGAAGACCCAATCGTAACGGGTCTTATCGGAACCGCCTTTGTACAGGGTGTGCAGAGCCAGGGCGTGGGTGTAAGTGCCAAGCACTTTGCCGTGAACTCTCAGGAAACTGACCGTACCAAGGTGGATGAGCGATTGAGCCAGCGTGCTCTCCGTGAGTTGTATCTGAAGGGTTTCGAGATGATGGTTCGCAAGAGCAATCCTTGGACTATCATGTCTGCCTATAATAAGGTAAACGGTGTTTATGCCCAGGGCAACAAGGGACTCTTGACCGATATTCTCCGCAACGACTGGGGATATAAGGGAATCGTGGAGACCGACTGGATTGGTAAGCGTGCCGACCTTCCGCTGGAACAGGAAGTAGAGGCTGGCAACGACCTGATGATGCCGGGTTATCCAGCACAGGTGCAGGATATTGTTGATGCAGTAAAGAATGGCAAGCTGGATATCAAGGATGTGGACCGCAATGTTCGCCGCATGCTCGAGTATATCGTGAAGACTCCTCGATTCAAGGGATATAAATATAGTGGTGAGCCAGACTTGAAGGCTCATGCTGCCATCACCCGTCAGAGTTCTACTGAGGGTATGGTGCTCCTGAAGAATGATGCCGCTCTTCCTATCCAGGGCTTGAAGACCGTGGCACTCTTCGGTGTCAACTCTTACGACTTTATGTCGGGTGGCCTCGGTAGTGGAGCCGTTAATGTAGGCTATTCTGTGGATATGGTTACCGGTTTGAAGAATATCGGCGTGGCAACTACTCCTCAGCTTACGGAAATCTATCAGAATTATGTGAAGTATGCCAAGGCTAAGTTGAAGGCAGACAAGAATCCGATGATGTGGTTCCTGGATCAGGGTCAGCCAAAACTCGATGAAATCGAGATTACTGAGCGTTGTGTAGCTGGCGAGGAGCCAAAGGCAGATGCTGCCATCATCACCATCGGTCGTCAGGCAGGTGAGGGAATGGATCGCCAGGTCAATGGTGAGTTCAACCTCAGTCAGATAGAGCAGGATATGATTTTCCGTGTATCTGATGCTTTTCATGCCAAGGGTAAGAAGGTGATTGTCATCATCAACTCTGGTTCTGTGATGGAGACTGCCAGCTGGAGAGACCGTGTGGATGCTATTCTCGTAGCTTGGCAGCCAGGTATCGAGGGTGGTAACTCTGTAGCTGATATCCTGACCGGTAAGGTGAATCCATCGGGTAAGTTGACCATGACCTGGCCTATCGCTGCTACTGATCATCCTTCTACTGCCAACTTTGCCAAGGATTACGATATGTACACCTACAAGAATCTGCTGGATTGGAGCAAGGGTAATATCAAGGGTTACGATTATAGCAACCATGAGGAGGATATCTACGTAGGTTATCGCTACTTTGATACCTTCAAGAAGAATGTGGCTTATCCTTTCGGTTATGGTTTGAGCTACACTACCTTCGAGTTTGGCAAGCCATCTGTCAAGGCAAAAGGCAATAACATTGAGGTAAGCGTAACTATCAAGAATACCGGTAAGGTTGCCGGCAAGGAAGTTGCTGAGGTTTATGTCACCGCTCCAAAGGGCGCTTACGAGAAGCCAGCCAAGGAACTCAAGACCTTCGGCAAGACCAAGTTGCTGAATCCAGGTGAGAGCCAGACTTTGAAGATGACCCTCGAAAAGCGCGATCTTGCCAGCTTCGATGAGGTCAACAGTCAGTGGAAGGTAGATGCCGGTAACTATCTCTTTAAGGTAGGTAGTGATGTAGAGAACATCAAGGGTACTGCTACATTGAAGGTGGCAGAATATACCGAGAAAACAAGCAATGCTTGCGCTCCTAATGTTCAGTTGAACTATCTGAAGCAGAAGTAG